The following are from one region of the Gammaproteobacteria bacterium genome:
- a CDS encoding ATP-binding domain-containing protein: protein MLCFNRPLADRLAQLAPNGTTVNTYLGFCTDRVRAAGIDVEFGPDGPRSGTWQHVQEQLIASNLEAGPRFDCLVVDEGQDFESDWFEILQLFLTEDAAILWLEDPRQDLRGTPPVDLPGFARYRETANFRSPQSIGRYIRRALGVDMELRNPLPGLGVRLHEYEDERGQQKILAHRINELVKLGFTHDDIAVVSCRGVNQAVFAELGKLGSVPIRRFTGQYDDAGQQIYTDGKLTCDTIFHFKGQQAPAVVLADIDESLACSDRTRAVLYCGMTRATVRLEMLVHRQSPLLPELRDAI from the coding sequence TCTGCACGGATCGGGTTCGAGCCGCAGGTATCGACGTCGAATTCGGCCCCGACGGCCCGCGGAGCGGCACGTGGCAGCACGTGCAGGAGCAGCTGATCGCTTCGAACCTCGAGGCGGGACCAAGATTCGACTGCCTCGTCGTGGACGAAGGGCAGGACTTCGAGTCCGACTGGTTCGAGATCCTTCAGCTCTTTCTGACGGAGGACGCGGCGATCCTGTGGCTCGAGGATCCTCGGCAGGACCTGCGCGGCACGCCGCCCGTGGATCTGCCCGGATTCGCGCGCTATCGCGAGACGGCCAACTTCCGCAGCCCGCAGAGCATCGGCCGCTACATCCGGCGCGCGCTCGGCGTCGACATGGAGCTGCGCAATCCGCTGCCTGGGCTCGGCGTCAGGCTGCACGAATACGAGGACGAGCGGGGCCAGCAGAAGATACTGGCGCACCGGATCAACGAGCTCGTGAAGCTCGGGTTCACGCACGACGACATAGCGGTCGTCTCGTGCCGAGGTGTGAATCAGGCGGTGTTCGCCGAGCTCGGAAAGCTCGGCTCCGTGCCGATCAGGCGGTTCACGGGGCAGTACGATGATGCAGGGCAGCAAATCTACACGGATGGCAAGCTCACGTGCGACACGATCTTCCATTTCAAGGGGCAACAGGCGCCGGCGGTCGTTCTTGCAGACATCGATGAATCGCTCGCCTGCTCCGATCGGACGCGAGCGGTGCTGTATTGCGGTATGACGCGCGCTACGGTGCGGCTGGAAATGCTCGTGCACCGGCAGAGCCCGTTGCTGCCGGAGCTGCGAGACGCGATATGA
- a CDS encoding Uma2 family endonuclease, with protein sequence MHDLVFESTRTVTPKEFAEFVATREAAGDTGHYELLNGRVVMSPPAGYPHGEIGSNVQRVLASFVWDRKLGRVFDSSQGFELPSGDTVEPDHAFVSHERRAAAPAPEAGRFLRVVPDLIVEVMSGRTASQDRGEKKAIYERNGVLEYWLLDPRAEEVTVFHALAGRFDGGSVYAVTDRLSSQVLAGLTIDVRDLMPLP encoded by the coding sequence ATGCACGATCTGGTCTTCGAGTCGACTCGCACGGTGACACCCAAAGAATTCGCCGAATTCGTTGCGACCCGCGAGGCGGCCGGTGACACCGGCCACTACGAGCTGCTCAACGGCAGAGTCGTGATGAGCCCGCCGGCCGGCTACCCGCACGGTGAGATCGGCAGTAACGTGCAGCGGGTGCTCGCGAGCTTCGTGTGGGATCGAAAGCTCGGCAGGGTCTTCGATTCGAGCCAGGGATTCGAGCTGCCCTCCGGGGACACGGTTGAACCCGACCACGCCTTCGTCTCGCATGAGCGCAGGGCCGCGGCGCCTGCGCCAGAAGCTGGGCGGTTCCTTCGCGTCGTGCCTGACTTGATCGTCGAGGTCATGTCCGGTCGAACGGCGTCTCAAGACCGCGGCGAGAAGAAGGCGATCTACGAGCGCAACGGCGTGCTCGAGTACTGGCTCCTCGATCCGCGAGCGGAAGAGGTGACCGTGTTCCATGCCCTTGCCGGCCGCTTCGACGGCGGGAGTGTCTATGCCGTGACTGACCGGCTTTCCTCGCAAGTTCTCGCAGGACTGACGATCGACGTGCGCGACCTGATGCCGTTGCCGTAG
- the trxC gene encoding thioredoxin TrxC: MSNPRHVVCPHCLAVNRIPSSRLGEAPKCGQCHRALFDGKPHEVSGSAFQKHVSRNDIPVVVDFWAEWCGPCRMMAPEFERAAASLGRDFRLLKLNTEAEQEIAARLGIRSIPTMVMFAGGREIARQSGAMRAGDIERWVRGHAPAE, encoded by the coding sequence ATGAGCAACCCGCGCCACGTCGTTTGTCCGCATTGCCTGGCCGTGAACCGGATACCGTCGAGCCGTCTCGGTGAGGCCCCCAAGTGCGGGCAGTGTCATCGGGCATTGTTCGACGGCAAGCCGCACGAGGTTTCGGGAAGCGCGTTCCAGAAGCACGTTTCGCGCAACGACATCCCGGTCGTCGTCGATTTCTGGGCCGAGTGGTGTGGACCGTGCCGAATGATGGCGCCCGAGTTCGAGCGCGCCGCGGCCTCGCTCGGCCGCGACTTTCGGCTGCTCAAGCTGAACACGGAGGCGGAGCAGGAGATCGCCGCGCGCCTCGGCATTCGCAGCATCCCGACGATGGTGATGTTCGCGGGCGGGCGTGAGATCGCGCGGCAGTCGGGGGCGATGCGGGCGGGGGATATCGAACGGTGGGTCCGAGGGCATGCACCGGCGGAGTGA
- a CDS encoding ATP-binding protein produces MTHTAHPGSGTARRSIFPPRPLDMKGRSAEVDTLERTITATRPTRIALVGSGGCGKSMLAAELCHRLHDAFGGRVDWFRSGAWGFHTLTEMLALRFGTGRGEGRVQRLKRFLAEGPERLIVLDNHESDAAVAKLFETFSDSRATFVITARRCLLSGVLIFPVTAPLVTAGESAFPRVASLTRLLRWNPLALDIADGIVASGAASAEDLGEFLQEAGVSRVRAMEHEDDLPEVALLLDWAWQRLSDDARRTLGVLAHIEGDQVDVVSLAELAQVEPIAPALAELGRWHLVQQPVNERYTLHAVVRYAVARRTEPDAERVFSHYVTLLERHPERRELEQTHLFAAMEYASRQSDMRALLRLEALVRRLNEVESREPRGE; encoded by the coding sequence ATGACCCACACTGCACACCCAGGCAGCGGCACCGCTCGCCGCTCGATATTCCCGCCGCGCCCCCTCGACATGAAGGGGCGCAGCGCCGAGGTGGACACGCTCGAGCGCACGATCACGGCCACCCGGCCCACGCGCATCGCGCTGGTGGGCTCGGGCGGGTGCGGCAAGTCGATGCTGGCGGCGGAGCTGTGCCACCGGTTGCACGATGCGTTCGGCGGCCGCGTCGACTGGTTCCGCTCCGGCGCGTGGGGCTTTCATACGTTGACCGAAATGCTCGCGCTGCGCTTCGGCACCGGCCGCGGCGAAGGCCGCGTGCAGCGACTGAAGCGCTTCCTGGCGGAGGGCCCGGAGCGGCTCATCGTGCTCGACAACCACGAAAGCGATGCCGCAGTGGCGAAGCTGTTCGAGACGTTTTCCGACTCTCGGGCGACCTTCGTGATCACGGCTCGCCGCTGCCTGCTCTCGGGCGTATTGATCTTCCCGGTCACCGCGCCGCTCGTGACGGCCGGCGAGAGCGCGTTTCCGCGCGTCGCGAGCCTCACGCGTCTCTTGCGCTGGAACCCGCTCGCGCTCGATATCGCGGACGGCATCGTGGCTTCGGGCGCCGCGAGCGCGGAGGACCTCGGCGAGTTCCTGCAAGAGGCAGGCGTCTCGCGCGTCCGCGCAATGGAGCACGAGGACGACTTGCCCGAGGTGGCGCTGCTGCTCGATTGGGCCTGGCAGCGCTTGAGTGATGACGCGCGCCGCACGCTCGGCGTGCTCGCCCACATCGAGGGCGACCAGGTGGATGTCGTGTCGCTTGCGGAGCTCGCGCAGGTCGAGCCGATTGCTCCGGCGCTTGCCGAGCTCGGGCGCTGGCACCTCGTGCAGCAGCCGGTCAACGAGCGCTACACGCTGCACGCCGTGGTCCGCTACGCCGTCGCGCGCCGCACGGAGCCCGATGCCGAGCGCGTCTTCTCACACTACGTCACGTTGCTCGAGCGCCATCCGGAGCGCAGGGAGCTCGAGCAGACGCACCTGTTCGCCGCGATGGAGTACGCCTCCCGGCAGAGCGACATGCGAGCGCTGCTGCGGCTCGAGGCGCTCGTCCGCAGGCTCAACGAGGTCGAGAGTCGAGAACCTCGCGGCGAGTAA
- a CDS encoding TonB-dependent receptor — MSRRFVQHLPLVSFLIPLASVAQAPEDEEEATPLDMEEIVVTGTGAPERTKYESSVAITTFEEVDIAREAPLSTADLLRAVPGFWVESTSGTTQGNVFARGIIQDGGYRYVGLMEDGIPIYPVYELSFYNPDQFVRVDDTLRRVEVVRGGTAPIFSQGAVGGTINFITKDPYVIPENVLGLTIGDYGYYRLDGYWGGPVGGDWGLGIGGYYHISDGIRDPGYRADEGGQLRAKLVRELDAGTLELYAKYIDDRSLFVVPIPLRGDPGDPDAVLPGLDPGDYSLHSEDLAAAGLPISAAEVGLQDSDLEDGIHPQLFTAGVELDLDLGDRLNLVERFRYTDGDVRFDGIFPGPAPVTDAEFAAAHGVAADFSVLRTGAPLEPGALVQEHGHWVIDKEYEALQNDVRLNLVRERHSFTAGLYLADYQMADRWSLGNLLLMDATSRPDRLLLTGVTSPEGFTRYSTLNLVADYDATQLGLYLSDEWQVTGALRLDFGLRYDDEEIDARISNGIPDVDLDGNPATPYDVASLAGDAFTESNVDFDDTAWSVGFNYELNDTHALFGHYTESAKLPHFDDVRNNVLQKDNVTNLELGYKNSFDNLGLFVTLFETEFDNVPFNDILPDGSILQRRAETLTRGIEVEGVYRPSETFSLDFSVTVQKPEYENFTGAEIDNTGNQIRRIPETMARIVPAYYMPNGKSQAYVSVSYVDDRFSNDENTIVLPSYTKIDAGFVYDVTRSLSLQVVGENLTDEVGLTEGNPRTDIGAAGVGALYLARPLFGRSFRVSADYRF; from the coding sequence ATGTCTCGCCGATTCGTCCAACACCTGCCGCTTGTCTCGTTCCTGATCCCGCTCGCGAGCGTCGCTCAGGCACCGGAAGACGAAGAAGAAGCGACGCCCCTCGATATGGAGGAGATTGTCGTCACCGGCACCGGGGCGCCGGAGCGCACGAAATACGAGTCGAGCGTCGCGATCACGACGTTCGAAGAGGTCGACATCGCCCGGGAAGCCCCGCTCAGCACGGCGGATCTGCTCCGTGCCGTGCCCGGCTTTTGGGTGGAATCGACGTCCGGCACGACGCAAGGCAACGTTTTCGCGCGCGGCATCATCCAAGACGGCGGCTATCGCTACGTGGGTCTGATGGAAGATGGCATCCCGATCTATCCCGTGTACGAGCTCTCGTTCTATAACCCGGACCAGTTCGTGCGGGTCGACGACACGTTACGCCGCGTCGAGGTCGTGCGCGGCGGCACGGCACCGATCTTCTCCCAGGGCGCCGTCGGCGGAACGATCAACTTCATCACGAAGGATCCGTACGTCATCCCCGAGAACGTCCTCGGCCTGACGATCGGCGACTACGGCTATTACCGTCTCGACGGGTACTGGGGCGGGCCGGTGGGCGGGGACTGGGGCCTCGGCATCGGCGGCTATTACCACATCTCCGACGGAATCCGCGACCCGGGCTATCGCGCCGACGAGGGCGGACAGCTTCGAGCCAAGCTCGTGCGCGAGCTCGATGCAGGCACACTCGAGCTGTACGCGAAGTACATCGACGATCGATCGCTGTTCGTCGTGCCGATTCCGCTCCGCGGCGATCCAGGGGATCCCGACGCCGTCCTCCCCGGGCTCGACCCGGGAGACTACTCGCTGCACAGCGAAGATCTCGCCGCGGCCGGCTTGCCCATTTCCGCCGCGGAAGTGGGGCTCCAGGACTCGGATCTCGAGGACGGCATCCATCCGCAGCTCTTCACCGCGGGCGTCGAGCTCGACCTGGACCTCGGCGACCGCCTGAATCTCGTGGAACGGTTTCGCTACACCGACGGCGACGTCCGCTTCGACGGCATCTTTCCGGGACCGGCGCCCGTCACGGACGCCGAGTTCGCCGCCGCGCACGGTGTCGCGGCGGATTTCAGCGTCCTCCGCACCGGCGCTCCGCTCGAGCCCGGCGCGCTCGTGCAAGAGCACGGTCACTGGGTCATCGACAAAGAGTACGAGGCGTTGCAGAACGACGTTCGGCTGAACCTCGTCCGCGAACGGCACAGCTTCACGGCCGGGCTGTACCTTGCCGACTACCAGATGGCGGATCGCTGGAGCCTCGGCAATCTGCTGCTGATGGACGCGACGAGCAGGCCGGACAGATTGCTCTTGACCGGCGTCACGAGCCCGGAAGGCTTTACGCGCTACTCCACGCTGAATCTCGTCGCGGACTATGACGCCACTCAGCTCGGCCTGTATCTGTCCGACGAGTGGCAGGTTACGGGCGCGCTGCGCCTCGACTTCGGCCTGCGTTACGACGACGAGGAAATCGACGCGCGCATCAGCAACGGCATCCCCGACGTCGACCTGGACGGCAATCCGGCCACCCCGTACGACGTCGCCTCGCTCGCGGGCGACGCGTTCACCGAGAGCAACGTCGACTTCGACGATACGGCCTGGTCCGTGGGGTTCAACTACGAGCTGAACGACACGCACGCACTCTTCGGTCACTACACCGAGTCGGCGAAGCTTCCGCACTTCGACGACGTTCGCAACAACGTGCTGCAGAAGGACAACGTCACCAACCTCGAGCTCGGCTACAAGAACAGCTTCGACAACCTCGGACTGTTCGTTACGCTCTTCGAGACGGAGTTCGACAACGTGCCGTTCAACGACATTCTGCCGGATGGGTCGATCCTGCAAAGGCGCGCCGAGACCCTGACGCGCGGCATAGAGGTCGAGGGTGTGTACCGCCCGAGCGAAACGTTCAGCCTGGACTTCAGCGTCACGGTTCAGAAGCCGGAGTACGAAAACTTCACGGGCGCGGAGATCGACAATACCGGCAACCAGATCCGCCGCATTCCCGAGACCATGGCGCGCATCGTTCCCGCGTACTACATGCCGAACGGCAAAAGTCAGGCGTACGTCAGCGTGTCATATGTCGATGATCGCTTCTCGAACGACGAGAACACCATCGTCCTGCCTTCGTACACGAAGATCGACGCCGGCTTCGTCTACGACGTGACCCGTTCCTTGTCGCTGCAAGTCGTGGGCGAGAACCTGACCGACGAGGTGGGATTGACCGAGGGCAATCCGCGCACGGACATCGGCGCTGCCGGCGTCGGGGCGCTCTATCTCGCGCGGCCGCTCTTCGGGCGGTCGTTCCGCGTGTCGGCAGACTATCGCTTCTGA
- a CDS encoding DUF6152 family protein, producing MRASVLIVALLGAQAASAHHGFGTFDMNAEIEITGTVTDLAFVNPHSWLYLDVVEEDGQVVPYRCEMRSATTLRRSGWSPEMFPRGARITITGSPDRNDPHACYVSTVIFADGSSIDRYGQRTPPTRAVPAQRAARRPSGEPNISGEWAAEQLVMTDPRGQSGSLVPLSEAAERRAEGGERGADGGRVPLIAGEAARRLFVARVEMTEAGQRALEAMRQSVNPAMTCAPISVLVDWSYDSPVNRITQNDDTIVLEYGKFDYARTIHMGLTEHPAGIEPSLTGHSIGRWEGDVLVVDTVGFEAGALTRVLPHSDQLHLVERFSLDAESWALTREFIAEDPAYFAEPYTGYDTVYPSNVPYAPQPCDDRSLF from the coding sequence GTGAGAGCGAGTGTCCTGATCGTCGCGCTGCTCGGCGCGCAAGCGGCTTCCGCCCATCATGGCTTCGGCACGTTCGACATGAACGCCGAAATCGAGATCACGGGCACGGTCACCGATCTCGCCTTCGTCAATCCGCACTCGTGGCTTTATCTCGACGTCGTCGAGGAAGACGGGCAGGTCGTGCCCTATCGCTGCGAGATGCGCTCGGCGACGACGCTGCGCCGCTCCGGCTGGTCGCCCGAGATGTTCCCGCGAGGCGCGCGAATCACGATCACGGGCTCCCCGGACCGCAACGACCCGCATGCGTGCTACGTCAGCACGGTGATCTTCGCCGACGGCAGCAGCATCGACCGGTACGGCCAGCGCACGCCGCCGACGCGCGCCGTGCCTGCGCAGCGCGCGGCGCGCCGCCCGAGCGGCGAGCCGAACATCTCGGGCGAGTGGGCGGCGGAGCAGCTGGTCATGACCGATCCGCGAGGGCAGTCGGGCTCGCTCGTGCCGTTGAGCGAAGCCGCCGAGCGGCGCGCAGAAGGCGGCGAGCGCGGCGCGGACGGCGGGCGGGTGCCGCTGATCGCGGGCGAAGCCGCTCGGCGGCTGTTCGTCGCGCGCGTCGAGATGACGGAGGCCGGTCAGCGCGCGCTCGAGGCCATGCGGCAGTCCGTGAACCCGGCCATGACCTGCGCGCCGATCAGCGTCCTCGTCGACTGGAGCTATGACAGCCCGGTCAACCGCATTACGCAGAACGACGACACCATCGTGCTCGAGTACGGCAAGTTCGACTACGCGCGCACGATCCACATGGGATTGACGGAGCATCCGGCGGGGATCGAGCCGAGCCTCACCGGCCACTCGATCGGGCGCTGGGAGGGCGACGTGCTCGTCGTCGACACGGTCGGATTCGAGGCCGGGGCGCTCACGCGGGTGCTGCCGCACAGCGACCAGCTGCACCTCGTCGAGCGCTTCTCGCTCGATGCGGAGTCGTGGGCTTTGACCCGCGAGTTCATTGCGGAAGACCCTGCTTATTTCGCCGAGCCCTATACCGGCTACGATACGGTGTATCCGTCGAACGTGCCGTACGCGCCTCAGCCCTGCGACGATCGATCGCTGTTCTGA
- a CDS encoding aldo/keto reductase yields MNDFRTLGRTGLKVSPLGMGVMTYGWGADKQAAREIFDLYRERGGNFFDTADMYAGGESESWLGEFVADSGARDELVIATKFSFNAQPGNPNAGGNGRKNILRAIDGSLRRLRTDYVDLYILHAWDRVTRVEEVMRTLDDLVTAGKVRHIGLSDVPAWYASRAQALADVRGYEPIAALQLEYSLVSRSLEREHVPLAQETQMSIVPWSPLASGFLTGKYQRVDGKITGSGRVFDYKDSGNPALEKFAKQERNWDILAAVLTAAKELGRTPTEVALAWVISRPQVTSVLVGATRKDQLELNLRALELTLPPEVERRLNEVSRPESTELDHFFEPTMQGMIHGGVPVRRGV; encoded by the coding sequence ATGAACGACTTTCGAACGCTGGGACGCACCGGTCTCAAAGTCTCGCCCCTCGGAATGGGCGTGATGACTTACGGGTGGGGCGCGGACAAGCAAGCCGCGCGCGAGATATTCGATCTCTACCGCGAGCGCGGGGGCAACTTCTTCGATACGGCGGATATGTACGCCGGCGGCGAAAGCGAGAGCTGGCTCGGCGAATTCGTTGCGGACTCGGGCGCCCGCGACGAGCTCGTGATCGCCACGAAGTTCTCGTTCAACGCGCAGCCCGGGAACCCGAACGCCGGCGGCAACGGACGCAAGAACATCCTGCGTGCGATCGACGGCTCGTTGCGTCGTCTACGCACCGATTATGTCGATCTCTACATCCTTCACGCATGGGACCGCGTGACGCGCGTGGAGGAGGTCATGCGAACGCTCGACGACCTCGTGACCGCCGGGAAGGTGCGCCACATCGGTTTGAGCGACGTGCCCGCCTGGTATGCGTCGCGAGCGCAGGCGCTTGCGGACGTGCGCGGCTACGAGCCGATCGCGGCCCTGCAGCTCGAGTACTCTCTCGTCTCGCGCAGCCTCGAGCGGGAGCACGTGCCGCTCGCACAGGAGACGCAGATGTCGATCGTGCCGTGGAGCCCGCTCGCGAGCGGATTCCTGACCGGCAAGTACCAGCGCGTGGACGGCAAGATCACCGGCTCGGGACGCGTCTTCGACTACAAGGACTCCGGCAACCCGGCTCTCGAGAAGTTTGCGAAGCAGGAGCGCAACTGGGACATCTTGGCGGCGGTGCTGACGGCGGCGAAAGAGCTCGGCCGCACGCCGACCGAGGTGGCGCTCGCGTGGGTAATCTCGCGGCCGCAAGTCACGAGCGTGCTGGTCGGCGCTACTCGCAAGGATCAGCTCGAGCTGAATCTCCGGGCATTGGAGCTCACGCTGCCGCCGGAGGTGGAACGCCGTCTCAACGAGGTGAGCCGGCCCGAGTCCACCGAGCTCGACCATTTCTTCGAGCCGACGATGCAAGGGATGATTCACGGCGGCGTGCCGGTCCGCCGAGGCGTGTAA
- a CDS encoding DUF2200 domain-containing protein encodes MAKHRIYTTSFASVYRLYVAKAEKKGRTKAEVDEVIRWLTGYSQTELEAQLEKQTDFETFFAKAPHPNPARTSIKGVVCGVRVEDIEEPTMREIRYLDKLIDELAKGKAMEKILRTAPA; translated from the coding sequence GTGGCAAAGCATCGAATCTATACGACCAGCTTCGCGAGCGTCTATCGTCTTTACGTCGCCAAGGCGGAGAAGAAAGGACGCACGAAAGCGGAAGTGGATGAAGTCATTCGCTGGTTGACGGGATACAGCCAGACGGAGCTGGAAGCCCAGCTCGAAAAGCAAACGGATTTCGAGACCTTCTTTGCCAAAGCGCCTCACCCGAATCCTGCGCGAACCTCGATCAAGGGTGTGGTCTGCGGTGTCCGAGTGGAAGACATCGAGGAGCCCACGATGCGGGAGATTCGCTACCTGGACAAGCTGATCGACGAGCTCGCAAAGGGCAAAGCGATGGAGAAGATCTTGCGGACGGCTCCGGCGTGA
- a CDS encoding DUF6152 family protein, which yields MIKRTLGTLIFSTWILASGAALAHHSLSGVYDIRKSGEVTGVVKKVEFVNPHGAITLDVKSDDGKTTEWIMTTGSANALSSLGFGRGGPNTVIAGDTVTITYFPARNGKPLGFIRSITLPNQQTIEFEPE from the coding sequence ATGATCAAGAGGACTTTGGGAACGCTGATCTTTTCCACGTGGATTCTGGCCAGCGGCGCAGCGTTGGCCCATCACTCTCTCTCCGGCGTCTACGACATTCGCAAGTCCGGAGAGGTGACGGGCGTCGTCAAGAAGGTCGAGTTCGTGAACCCCCACGGGGCGATCACCCTCGACGTGAAGAGTGACGACGGCAAGACCACCGAATGGATTATGACGACGGGCTCGGCGAACGCGCTGTCGAGCCTCGGATTCGGTCGCGGCGGCCCGAACACGGTCATTGCCGGCGATACGGTCACGATCACGTATTTCCCAGCACGCAACGGCAAGCCTCTCGGCTTCATTCGGTCCATCACGTTGCCCAACCAGCAGACGATCGAGTTCGAGCCGGAATAA
- a CDS encoding AraC family ligand binding domain-containing protein yields MKRRASASAVPIVDFYGDASEWSTSALLHSEPLIERSRLHAWKIRPHRHSSLAQLFWLTRGAGEARFDGERYVLSAPCMAVVPELCVHEFEWAEDSDGYALSIASALVHDLRHRIGAPAGAFTEPEVLAASNDREYLDMLFSRIQEEYVHARPLKEALLESLVKALAIWVARHGAPARHTENASRRALHYERFTELLERRHRSGWAVTDYAKALGITPAHLNAICRETTGSNALRLIHERVLLAARRELAYTDKSTPTSRPAWGSRSRRTSPASSNAR; encoded by the coding sequence ATGAAGCGACGGGCCTCCGCTTCCGCCGTACCGATCGTCGATTTCTATGGGGACGCGTCGGAGTGGTCGACCTCGGCGCTGCTGCACAGCGAGCCGCTGATCGAGCGCAGTCGCCTACATGCCTGGAAGATTCGCCCGCACCGGCACAGCAGCCTCGCGCAGCTCTTCTGGCTCACCCGCGGCGCCGGCGAGGCGCGCTTCGACGGCGAGCGATACGTGCTTTCCGCGCCCTGCATGGCCGTCGTGCCGGAGCTTTGCGTGCACGAGTTCGAGTGGGCCGAAGATTCGGACGGCTATGCGCTCTCCATCGCGTCGGCGCTCGTGCACGACCTCCGCCACCGGATCGGCGCCCCCGCCGGCGCGTTCACGGAGCCCGAAGTGCTCGCGGCAAGCAACGATCGCGAGTATCTCGACATGTTGTTCTCGCGGATCCAGGAAGAGTACGTTCACGCGCGGCCGCTGAAGGAAGCCTTGCTGGAAAGCCTGGTGAAGGCGCTCGCGATCTGGGTTGCCAGGCACGGCGCGCCGGCGCGGCACACGGAGAACGCGAGCCGGCGGGCCCTTCATTACGAGCGCTTCACCGAGCTGCTCGAGCGCCGTCACCGGTCCGGCTGGGCGGTCACGGACTACGCGAAGGCGCTCGGCATCACGCCGGCGCATCTGAACGCGATCTGCCGAGAGACCACCGGCTCGAACGCGCTCCGTCTCATCCACGAGCGCGTGCTGCTCGCTGCGCGCCGCGAGCTCGCCTATACGGACAAGTCGACACCGACGTCGCGGCCAGCTTGGGGTTCTCGGAGCCGTCGTACTTCACCCGCTTCTTCAAACGCTCGATGA
- a CDS encoding protocatechuate 3,4-dioxygenase (extradiol catechol dioxygenase that catalyzes the oxidative cleavage of substituted catechols; part of the bacterial aromatic compound degradation pathway), which yields MSWRKHAYDSIPGTYVFDGKTAHAAYGLNKLLFSFNHESNRAEFARDKAAYADKFGLSPEQKKALLEDDFLTLLRLGANIYYLAKLAVPRGFSVQDAGAAFQGISTEEFKAALMAKGRGLVDKLERRGGYWNG from the coding sequence ATGAGCTGGAGAAAGCACGCCTACGATTCGATTCCCGGCACCTATGTGTTCGACGGGAAGACCGCGCACGCCGCTTACGGCTTGAACAAGCTGCTCTTTTCGTTCAACCACGAGTCGAATCGCGCGGAGTTCGCGAGAGACAAGGCGGCCTACGCGGACAAGTTCGGCCTGAGCCCCGAGCAGAAGAAGGCTCTCCTCGAGGACGACTTCCTCACGCTGCTTCGGCTCGGCGCGAACATCTACTACCTGGCAAAGCTCGCCGTTCCGCGCGGTTTCAGCGTGCAGGACGCGGGCGCTGCGTTCCAGGGCATCTCGACAGAGGAATTCAAGGCGGCGCTGATGGCCAAGGGGCGCGGTCTCGTCGACAAGCTCGAGCGTCGCGGAGGTTACTGGAATGGCTAG
- a CDS encoding class III extradiol dioxygenase family protein has translation MARIVGGVTTSHIPAIGNAMTAKLEGTPYWKRFFDGYEPVKAWLAEVDPDVAIVVYNDHGLNFFLNNIPTFALGCADRYDNADEGWGLQTLASFEGDAQLSWHIAEALIEQQIDIATCQEMLVDHGFVVPMALMWRHLPRWPVKVVPLAVNTVQHPIPTARRCYALGKALRSAIESYPEDLKVVIFGTGGMSHQLQGERAGVINVDYDLMTMDSVIDDPEWLASQTISEIIENAGTEGVEVIMWLVMRGALDDDVNVVHKHYHTPISNTGAGVLVLENRLSALRLGSDRRRA, from the coding sequence ATGGCTAGAATCGTCGGCGGCGTGACCACGTCGCACATTCCCGCGATCGGCAACGCGATGACGGCGAAGCTCGAGGGCACGCCGTACTGGAAGCGGTTCTTCGACGGCTACGAGCCGGTCAAGGCGTGGCTCGCGGAGGTCGATCCCGATGTCGCCATCGTCGTCTACAACGATCACGGCCTCAATTTCTTCCTGAACAATATCCCGACGTTCGCCCTCGGGTGCGCCGATCGCTACGACAACGCGGACGAAGGCTGGGGCCTCCAGACGCTCGCGAGCTTCGAAGGCGACGCGCAGCTCTCGTGGCATATCGCCGAGGCTCTGATCGAGCAGCAGATCGACATCGCGACGTGTCAGGAGATGCTCGTCGACCACGGTTTCGTCGTGCCGATGGCGCTGATGTGGCGGCATCTGCCCCGGTGGCCGGTCAAGGTCGTCCCGCTCGCCGTCAACACCGTGCAGCATCCGATCCCCACGGCTCGGCGCTGCTACGCGCTCGGCAAAGCGCTGCGCAGCGCGATCGAATCGTACCCGGAGGATCTCAAAGTCGTGATCTTCGGCACCGGCGGCATGTCGCACCAGTTGCAGGGCGAGCGCGCGGGTGTGATCAACGTCGACTACGACCTGATGACGATGGACAGCGTGATCGACGATCCGGAGTGGCTTGCGTCGCAAACGATCTCGGAGATCATCGAGAACGCGGGCACGGAGGGCGTCGAGGTGATCATGTGGCTGGTGATGCGCGGGGCGCTCGACGACGACGTGAACGTCGTGCACAAGCACTACCACACGCCGATCTCGAACACGGGTGCGGGAGTGCTGGTGCTCGAGAACCGCCTCAGCGCTCTCCGGCTAGGCTCCGATAGACGACGCGCGTGA